Proteins encoded within one genomic window of Rhodobacteraceae bacterium LMO-JJ12:
- a CDS encoding zf-HC2 domain-containing protein → MLNCQEVAARASALIDGELSTWEALQMQLHLAMCKGCGRFIGQMRTTRNLTESLPVAATHDEADDDHISAILSQLHEGKQKGG, encoded by the coding sequence ATGTTGAATTGCCAGGAAGTAGCAGCCCGCGCCAGCGCCCTGATCGACGGAGAGCTGAGCACATGGGAAGCCCTTCAGATGCAACTACATCTTGCGATGTGCAAAGGGTGCGGCCGGTTCATCGGCCAGATGCGGACGACCCGCAATCTGACTGAAAGCCTGCCTGTAGCCGCTACGCATGATGAGGCCGATGACGACCACATCAGCGCTATCCTTTCCCAGCTTCACGAAGGGAAGCAAAAGGGCGGCTGA
- a CDS encoding sigma-70 family RNA polymerase sigma factor gives MPTARKREAALVELLATGDRAAFEQVYRKHNTTLIRVATGIVRSRATAEEVAQETWIAVLKSISGFEGRSSLASWIFSILMNKARSRAKRDGRIVSFDGAGEDDNLTAAFDGRGRWKDMPELWETLTPERILAGRNVMDHVNAAIETLPPGQRSVIILRAQQGMEAEEVCTILGISEGNMRVLLHRARLGVRAALDGLM, from the coding sequence ATGCCGACTGCACGGAAGAGGGAAGCGGCGCTGGTTGAACTGCTTGCCACCGGTGACAGGGCTGCATTCGAGCAGGTTTACCGCAAACATAATACAACCCTGATCCGCGTCGCGACAGGTATCGTTCGTAGCCGCGCGACGGCTGAAGAGGTAGCCCAGGAAACCTGGATCGCGGTTCTGAAAAGCATCTCAGGTTTTGAGGGGCGCTCTTCACTGGCAAGCTGGATCTTCTCGATCCTCATGAACAAGGCCCGCAGCCGGGCTAAGCGCGACGGGCGCATCGTCTCGTTTGATGGTGCGGGCGAGGACGACAATCTGACGGCGGCCTTTGATGGCCGGGGGCGCTGGAAAGATATGCCCGAACTTTGGGAAACCCTGACCCCCGAGCGCATTCTGGCCGGACGCAACGTGATGGACCATGTGAATGCTGCGATCGAAACTCTGCCGCCTGGCCAGCGCTCCGTGATCATTTTACGCGCACAACAGGGGATGGAGGCCGAAGAAGTCTGCACCATCCTTGGTATCAGCGAAGGTAACATGCGGGTTCTGTTGCACCGGGCACGTCTGGGCGTTCGCGCTGCTCTCGATGGCCTGATGTGA